TGATCTTCTTGAGAACAAGTGTCTTGCCACTTGTCTTTCTAGAAAAAAGTCCATAGTAGAGTTACAGATTATCCAATAAATCAACTTCAAAGAAAACGCATATCCAATAAATTACTCCATTcgtcttattttatatatcatcTTTCTACTTTGTGCTAgtattaagaaatgatgtaactttttttttttttttttatttaatattttcttaaatcaattttataataaatgatgaatacattttcaagattaattaactactctatcaaggatataataggtaaattatgaaaaattatgtataaattttataaaataacaagtATTGTGATTTAACTATTTATTGGAAGAAATGGCATATAAAATGGAATGGAGTGGTATCAAATACAAACAAAAGTATGCTTATAGAAAGTGGACTAGCAGCCAGTCTTTTTTCTCATTCAATAATGGAGCTACAACATTTTCCCCTCTTTCTTGCCCCTTTTCTCACCATATTGCTTCTCATTTTCACTGTGAAGTTATTATTCAAGAAAATACTAGCAAAAAAACCAACTCTAAACTTGCCTCCAGGTCCATGGAAATTGCCTTTCATAGGAAGCATTCACCATTTAATTGCAAGCCAATTACCTCACCATACTCTTAGAGACTTGGCCAAAAAACATGGCCCCTTAATGCACTTGCAGCTCGGTGAGATCCCTACGATTGTTATTTCGAGTCCTCGTGTAGCCCAAGAGGTATTAAAAACTCATGATATAGCATTCACAAATCGTCCTGAGCTTTTAAGTGTCAAGGTTTTCACATACAACTGTTCAGACATTGCGTTTGCACCTTATGGAAATTACTGGAGACAAATGCGTAAATTATGCACGTTGGAACTATTGAGTGCAAAGAATGTTGTATCATTTGCCTCTATTAGGGAGGAAGAAGCATTCAATCTTGTTCAAGACGTTGAATCAAAATCTGGATCAATTATTAATCTTACAGAAAAGATATATGCTCTCACAAATGCAGTAATTTGTAGAGCAGCTTTTGGGAATAGGAGAAAAGAAGAATCAGCATATTTCATGTCTTTGATTAAGGAATTATCATTAATGATAACAGGTTTGGACCTTTTCttctctgtcccaatttatgtgacacattttcttttttaatccgTGCCCATTTATGTGCCTGCCTTCTATCGGTATACCACAGTTGAAAAAATAGTAATTGCATTTCCCcccaaatatttattataggttTGGACATAAGTGAGGTGTTTCCTTCACTCAAGTTTCTACAAGTCATTACTGGGActaaagaaaaattattgaaGCTTCACAAAAAGTTTGACAATGTGCTTGACATGATAATAGAGGAGCACAAGCAGAAGCTGCAGCAAAAGTATGAGTcatcaagaaaaaacaatttgGTTAATTTGCTATTAAAGCTCCAAGAAAGTGGCACTATTGATTTTTCCTTCACTACAGACAATATCAAAGCAGTCATACTGGTGACATATTTCTTCGAATTTCTTAATACATATTCACGTGAACTCATAAATTACAATAGATCCGTTTCTAGTAGTAATTATAAATGCGTATATATGCAGGACATGTTTATAGCAGGAACTGAAACTTCAGCAACCGTTCTTGATTGGGCAATGgttgaaatgatgagaaatccCAAAGTTATGGAAAAGGCACAAACAGAATTGAGAAGAATCCTCAAAGGAAAAAACAGAGTAACAGAGAGTGATTTGAAAGAAGTTAGCTACCTAAAATTAGTAATTAATGAAACTCTGAGGTTACATCCACCACTTCCTTTGTTACTTCCAAGAGAGTGCAGGGAGCAATGTGTAATTAATGGATATGACATACCTATTAAAACTAAAGTAATAGTGAATGCTTGGGCAATTAATAGAGATGCTGAATTTTGGGAAAATGCTGAGAGCTTTTCACCAGAGAGGTTCATAAATTGGAGTAGTAGTAATAATTTGGAATTTATGGGACAGAATTTTGAGTATTTACCATTTGGCGGAGGAAGAAGAATGTGCCCTGGAATTTCATTTGGTTTATCAAATGTTGAGCTTCCATTAGCTCAACTTATTTACCATTTCAACTGGAAGCTGCCTAATGGGATGAAGCCTGAAGATGTTGATGTTACTGAAACTCCTGGTTCTAGCTGtagtagaaaatataatttgtgTGTTATTGCTACCTCTAATGATCATGGAGTATGATGATAATTACAAGTGTAATTGTGGTTGTTTTTCTTTGCTGAGAATAATGTACGCTCTGTATATCTTTGTGTTGTATTTGTGTTTCTAACTATGAATCCCTATACTATGcttttatttagaaaattttgttatttatcaGACTATGATGCAGTAATTGTTGGGGGAAAAGCGTAATCGGTAATCGGCATACAATACTTTGCTAGTTGAAGTGCTCAAAAAGGGGATCCGACTCTCAAATATTTACTTGGAATGTGAGACATATGACTTAGGTAAAAATTAATAGCTAAAATTTAgttgattaaaataaaattataataatgatttagataatttatatttcataaaaaaaggtAGCAATACCATGATtataacaatatattattttctcataaatatattataaacacttctctcttttctattttgttttctGTTTGTTTTTTAATTGAGTTTGTCTTAGATTGCAATTTTGAACTTTCTCTTTAAAATGAGTTTATCACATATAACAAATAGCAAAAATACTTGTATGgagaacaaaaaaagaaaaatagcaaATATTTTAGATAAAgaggtttgaaaaatacttcaattttgatcgaaattgttgttacaatatcaaactttatggaggacctttatttcctgcactatttaatagcgtaatttaaaggtatatatgtgcccacgtggacacgttactatttataatgatgcaatatttatgatgtccacgtgggcacatatatacctttaaaatacactattaaatagtgcatggGGTAAAAGgtcttttccaaagtttggtatcgttataacaatttcgatcaaagtttggatatatttcagaccttttcccaatatataaatttcatttttaaaaatttgaagatttcatgagTAAATTctcaatcaaatttaaattgtttgactctcgaaaaacaaGAGAGTACTTCATTGTGTTATTTTATTAACCCAATCAAAATGCGTTTAGTGTAAGCAAATCGTCTATGAATATACGGATTCGGCtcctcttcatttttcttctctccATTTTCTCCAATTGCCTATTTGGATTAATGACACATGCATAGGTTAAAATGAATGactaagatttattttttctaagtaAATCTCTAACCATGATTcaactaataaatatattatatttttaattttaaaaattactataacCCCTACAATCTTAACAACATATTATCTTGTTCATAATTTAGGGGAAAAAAGTtttcttcctaattttttttacttaggatgtttattttattttatttttaagttaatatttttattgcattttttccttgaatttttctttttaaccatTAGCTATTGAAGAgtattatttttcctattttatttcaccttttttttttcctatttcctCCAAAATTAACATTAGCTATATTTGGTAGCAGttcattatttaaaagaaaattaaaaagaaccccacgtaaaaaaaaaaaagaaattaggaAGAATCTTTTTTTCCCTATATTTATGGACAAAATAATATGTTGCTAAGATTGTGagattataataatttttaatactaaatatatattgtatttattagtTCAATTTTGGATAGAGATTTACTTTGGGAAATTAAATCTTAGTCATTCTATGTCATGTGTCATTAATCCAAATAGGAACTTGGGGAAAATTGAAAGAAGAGAAATGGagactaattaataaaataagtcGTTAGTTCGGTTAGTGATAAGTCGTTAGTTCGGTTAGTGGTCATGTGAGTAGCACGTGTTAGTTGTTAGTCGGTTAACACTGTAGCCAAGTTAGTTATAACTGACTATGGGAGTCTGTTTTACTTCACGTGTATAAATAGGAGATCAACCCCAATTGTAAAGGTATCCAATTGTAAAAGATCAATAACagttctctctctttctcttctcaATTCCTCTGTTCTACAGAACCAGCTGTTCAAGAGCAATTGCTCTTTAGGCTTAGTTCAATTTCTTTTCCAATTTATCGGTACGCAtcattggtatcagagcaagtgATTCTCTGATCTGTAACAATGGGAGATCACAATACTCGGATGCAGGAGTTGTGCAAGGAAGTTGACAGTCTCAAACACTCCATGGAAGGTGTAACCAGCTGAATATACTACCTCtgtctatttttatttgtcatgttgcacttttcgaaagtcaatttgactaattttcaaagttaaattagatatcattaatttgatagtttaaacaaaaaatttagatattcaaaaattatacgaaaagtattataaattgcaattttttgcatatcaatataatgaaaaaatacatagtaaaatgttagtgaaaattcttataatttgactctaaaaatggaaaccatgacaattaaaagttgATGGAGTGAGTATATAATTTTATTCTGTCACCATTAAAGATAATATCTCAAATAATTACTTAACTATGAACTCATTTCTTATGTCACTTAACCttaatttttaactcaaaaaacTATCAACTTCACTTTTTAGCTCAAAATCATTCAACTATGAGTGTTTTATTTACAAAGTCACtctatttatttgattaattttttaaatttaaattaaaccatttaATAAACCCCCCTCCGCCCACCCCATTTGACCCTGATAAAAGagttttatatattaatctaCTCGTCACTATCATCCATGTGAATCTTGATTCTAACACAAAtgagccaaaaaaaaaaaatgttttaaggcCGTAACTTTCagtatataataatttaaaatttataatatggGGTTCACATACAGATATATTTTATCATCGAAATCACcttgaaagaaaaatgtgtGTTCAATAAATCATccaagaaacaaacaaaaatatgctTACAAAATTAAAAGGAGGAGCAGCAACAAATCCATTTTCTCATTCAATAATTAAGCTACAACATTATTTCCTTTCTCTCACCATATTGCTTCTCATTTTCACTCTTTAAGTTATTAtccaagcaaaaaaaaaaaaaaaaaaactccaaacTTACCTCCAGGCAAATTGCCTTTCATAGGAAGCATTCACCATTTAATTGCAAGCCAAGTTTAGTTAAAGAAATCGTTTCCTTCTTGTCCTAATTATATGaccaatttttcatattaacgTCAAATCAGTTGCCTTTCACATATTTATGAGACGGTTCA
The Solanum stenotomum isolate F172 chromosome 12, ASM1918654v1, whole genome shotgun sequence DNA segment above includes these coding regions:
- the LOC125847647 gene encoding premnaspirodiene oxygenase-like, whose protein sequence is MELQHFPLFLAPFLTILLLIFTVKLLFKKILAKKPTLNLPPGPWKLPFIGSIHHLIASQLPHHTLRDLAKKHGPLMHLQLGEIPTIVISSPRVAQEVLKTHDIAFTNRPELLSVKVFTYNCSDIAFAPYGNYWRQMRKLCTLELLSAKNVVSFASIREEEAFNLVQDVESKSGSIINLTEKIYALTNAVICRAAFGNRRKEESAYFMSLIKELSLMITGLDISEVFPSLKFLQVITGTKEKLLKLHKKFDNVLDMIIEEHKQKLQQKYESSRKNNLVNLLLKLQESGTIDFSFTTDNIKAVILDMFIAGTETSATVLDWAMVEMMRNPKVMEKAQTELRRILKGKNRVTESDLKEVSYLKLVINETLRLHPPLPLLLPRECREQCVINGYDIPIKTKVIVNAWAINRDAEFWENAESFSPERFINWSSSNNLEFMGQNFEYLPFGGGRRMCPGISFGLSNVELPLAQLIYHFNWKLPNGMKPEDVDVTETPGSSCSRKYNLCVIATSNDHGV